CCGTTGGCGCTGGGCGCCCCCTGCATGGCGACGATGACCGCGATAACCGTAATGAGCACCACGACGCCGCGGCTTACCCACATGACTTCCTTGTTGCTCGCATTCTTGCGGAACAGGTGCTTGTAGAGGTCGTTACTGAAGGCCGAAGCCGAAACCAGCAGCTGGGAGTCGGCGGTGCTCATGATAGCGGCGAGAATGGCGGCCATGAGGATGGCGGCGACAGCCGGGTGGCAGAGCGTCTGGCAGAGAACCATGAAGATGCGTTCCGGGTCGGCGACGGTAATGCCGTTCGCTTCCACGTAGTAGCGGCCAAGAATGGCAATCATGATGGCGGCACCGAGGCAGATGGTGACCCAGGTCATGGCGACGCGGCGGGAGAACTTGATGTCTTCGGCGTTCTTGATGCTCATGAAGCGCACCAGAATGTGCGGCATGCCAAAATAGCCGAGGCCCCACGCGAGGCTAGAAATCAAGGCGATAAGCCCGATGGACTTGCCGGTGGTGGCGTTGGTGAACAGGCTCAACAGGTAGGGGTTCTGTGCGTTCACGGCATCCATGGTCGCAGCAAAACCGCCCGAGCCGGTCATGATAATCGAGGGAATCGCGATGACGGCGATGAGCATCATGGTCGCCTGGATAAAGTCAGTCCAGCATACGGCAAAGAAACCGCCCATGAAGGTGTAGCTCACCACGACGACCGCACCGATGATAAGGCCGGTGGTGTAGTCCATGCCGAAGATGGTGCCGAAGAGTTTGGCGCTTGCGACAAAGCCCGAAACCGTGTAGAACAGGAAGAACGCGAGAATGAAGATGGAGGCGATAACGCGGATGATTCCCTTGTTGTCGCGGAAACGGTTCGCAAAGAAGTCGGGGAGCGTGATGGAGTCTCC
This genomic window from Fibrobacter sp. UWB10 contains:
- the putP gene encoding sodium/proline symporter PutP; translated protein: MVLTVFILYLLMMLGIGFYFSKKANSLNAYYLGNRGMNKWVVAMSAQASDMSGWLLMGLPGAIFVSGFSEAWIGIGLVIGTYFNWKIVGRRLRKYSHFCGDSITLPDFFANRFRDNKGIIRVIASIFILAFFLFYTVSGFVASAKLFGTIFGMDYTTGLIIGAVVVVSYTFMGGFFAVCWTDFIQATMMLIAVIAIPSIIMTGSGGFAATMDAVNAQNPYLLSLFTNATTGKSIGLIALISSLAWGLGYFGMPHILVRFMSIKNAEDIKFSRRVAMTWVTICLGAAIMIAILGRYYVEANGITVADPERIFMVLCQTLCHPAVAAILMAAILAAIMSTADSQLLVSASAFSNDLYKHLFRKNASNKEVMWVSRGVVVLITVIAVIVAMQGAPSANGAAQGKSFLDVVMSLVSFAWGGFGATFGPIMLLALFWKRTTLPGAIAGMLVGGITTFVWKFYLSGFSAEIFQIYELVPGFVLSFATIVVVSLLTKAPSKEIIEEFEQVDKTRLSDMKL